The DNA region GCGTCTTTATAGATGCGGGAGTTCTAAAATACGATTGAAGGAGGAACAAACGAGGCACATTTTATagcttgaaatatttttgctaaAAGAGATATAAAAAGTTTCGATGTTTGATAAAACTATTTATGGTGCTCGATCATAGTGTTGCCAATCCAGCTTGAAAGGGCTTTTTTGAGGTCATTGTTATGAACGTCATACGATCGcatttaagtatataagttaCAAAGGTTGTAATTATCGGCGATGGTCCCGTTTGCTCCTTTATACGTCTTTGTGCGGAGATGTCTCTATTTTGCGATTTTCTAAGGTGTGGGCCGGCTAAATGTTATTTGACGATGGCATTGTGCGCACGCCCGTGGTGCTTTTGTTCGCATTTTATACTTGACTGTATCACtcctacaattttattatattttgcgaAATCACTTGCAGGAAGGAGACTCGGTAAATGATGGATGGGCGTAGAGACTAGCGTTCGTACGAGCACGATGCGTGGAGTTATATGACTCAAGGGAGACATTATATCTGTTAAATTCAAATTGTTGTCAAAGTTTGAAATTATTCTTTGACATAATATAGCCTAACTTTAttgtatgaaattatttgttattgactaagtaaattaattatttttttgcggCGTCCGATTTACGCCCTGAGGAACGAAAAGCACCAAAGAAGGACTATTCATCTGCGCAGTATGCCGGTGAGAGTAGACGTTCTCCCTTCTCCAGGCTcttgataatttttaatagaaaaacctaataactttacGTTCAATCTGGGATCCAAGCATGGAACCTCATGCTCTTCAGTTGCACAACGGCAACTAAATGATAAGTAACCAATTAAATTGCTGTATAAATGTCTACTATCAGTATAATAtaccgaaaccgaaacagcctgtgaatgtcccactgctgggctaaaggcctcctctcctcattttgcggagaaggtttggagcttattccaccacgctgctccaatgcgggttggtggaaaggGCAGTATAATATGCCTCACTAGAAACCTTAATTTCTATGCCCATGTATCCGTTATCaaagtttttctattttattcgtaagattaaaaataattaattaatattaaacgtaaATAGTTGGAACAAAATTTACAGATTAGTAGAttacaaataatgtttaaaatatatttaaatacatattcaatAAGCTACATACTCGTACATGAATAACAAAAACAAGATTTTTCAATATTCACAGAGAGAGCAGGTAGACCAAAGAGAATCAAtggaacaaaattaaatatgaattacttGTTGAGGCGACACGAAGTCTATTAAACTCAAGTTTAGCGCCTCCGTCAATGGGGATGATTGAAGGCTTCTAAACAATTCATTCTGCCTTATCCCAATGGCTGGCCCACATTCCTCTTTACAGCACAATGAAAGCGACAAAAGCAGTCTCTTACCCATTGAGGAGAATATAAAATACTGGCACCCTTAGTTCTAAATTAACGTAACCATTTTAGAAAATTCACTGAAGGCATGCCGCCCAAGGCGCTCGCACTAACGACTGATGCGATCGACAATGAACATAAACCACCTTAATTGTATCCGCCCAGAGTCGAAATTGTTTTGTGCAAATTAACGTGAAGTAGGTATTACTTATACATTGGTTTGGTTCTTGTCGTTCGCACAAATACCATAAAACGTATGTTGTTTCGTTTTCGAATTGAGCGACCGTAATAAATTTACCATTCTTATATGTACACCATTGTAGCCATTACACTTGACTTAAAGAGGTTTGAATGAGaagtgaattatttttttaatttatttcagatCATAGAGGGTCATTACTATAGGATCATTACTTCGaaaagcttatattttattttgtatacattgatgctattataatgaattacaagtaaaatatttacctatccattttatatatacataacaagcAAAGCCCGACAGACTGTTCTGCCTGTGTAAATATACCAATAGTCACGGCGTTCAGTTGAACGGTATAGAAGCTGACGCCATTTAGAGGTGAGTTACAgcaaattatatagtataagaaccaacatatatataaataaataaacatagtgaaaatatacatatattcaccAATTCCCATGCTGCTTGATCAAACGCTGTCGAAGTATATTAATCTCAAATAGATACAGCAACGTATATTTCCATATGTCATACTGATAAAGATGTAAGTTTAAAGTGAAATCTTCGAAAGTCATTTTAAACACGACGAAGTTTATAGAAAACGACATTGTTAGatggttaaaatattaattatgaattacatTAATAGGtacagataaattaattttaataaactaattaactaaaaaaacctAAATGATAATTGACTGaagattataaatgtaattaatctgACAAGTCGAGGttcaaattctttaaaaaatcaataaatatttaactcaaTATTCATAATTCGATCGAGCAGTTACTAGTTTGttccatttttatattagtttcgtacaatcaaattgaataatttatactgTTACCACATTTTTACACTAGATAAATAAGCTGACtcggtaattaattataaattaattaaattcatgtttatataattgaatgGATAGAATTATGTTTAATTGTAAGCGTATATTTATCGGACAGCGGGCATATATCGGGCATATACCGGCACGTGTACAAAGTTCGGGATACTCGCTCACTTTTCGAAAAATGATAATCCAGGTACCGACCCAAAAAAAGGATAGGGGTGGGAGTGTTCCCTATTCATTTTTTTGTCCAGGTGGGCCATATAAAGAGCCGCAAGAGCACATCGCCCTCATTCATTACCTCGTAGTCGAGAACGATAAAGCTCTTACCAGTATTGTGATCATAATTACGACATGCTTCAAACTAATAACTATAAGATATCCTACTTGTCGCAGTACAAGAACGAGTTACCTAAATTTGCTCCTATTGCTCCGAGCCCTGAGGACGGTTCAAATATGGATTGTACATTGACCAAGAAGTACACATATAAGAATAACTACTCAGGAGCGCAGGCAGCCTCAATCGCGAGGAGGAACGCTCGCGAGAGAAACCGCGTGAAGCAAGTAAACGATGGATTCAACGCTTTAAGAAAAAGATTGCCTGCAGCGATCGTTAATGCGCTGTCCGGTGGAGCTCGCCGAGGCTCCGGCAAGAAGCTAAGTAAAGTAGACACTTTACGAATGGTCGTCGAGTACATAAGATACCTGGAAAATATTATAGAAGATAGCGACGCGACTTTGGGTATCAATCAAGAAAGTCAAGTTGTGATGGAGACGTCTCTACACAGTGAAGTCGATGAAGGAATTTTCGGCGGAAGAAACTCGCCGTACTCCGACTCAGTGCCCTCCCCCGCTAACTCCGAGTGCTCGTCGGGTGTGTCTACGAGTTGTTCTACAAACGACGAGTGCTATCAAGGCACCCGCTATACCGATGTAGCGACTGTGGACGATAATGAGTTATTAGATGCGATTACGTGGTGGCAGCAGAAGTAGGGAAACTATTTTTGTATGATTGTGTATTTCTAGTCATTGAGCGTTTAGTTATATGAGAGCTCgagttattgtaaatattatgcaaatatgGCTGtgaacttaataatatattaatagaaaattgttatattctaattatttaagtgaaaaataaaataatttaaaaattaaaatgataatttttatttaatcaataatttgTCCCGAAATCTACAACTGATTATTCAAGTACATATTAGACGCAATTCGGGTCGGTGGTTTttgattattgaaataatataaaattagaaacatgTTCCTACTTAATAAGCtgaaaataatttcatcatttttttaaattaaagcacttttttttaactttgatttccatatattataaataaatggtgTGAAAGTGGTGTGTTGTTGCTTTATTGGTTGGTCAATCTTTATCACAGCAACAGAGGAAGAGATTGACGTGATTttccaaattttattaaatttcacctGTTAGTATGATTGCTTGCTTCTTCAAATCAACCGATTGAGCTGATGTCCACACTTTGTTTCCTGGTACTACACGACTACGAACTGGTACACATTTTATTCTAGTTCGGCGATAAAAGGAGGCtttgttttaaaagtatacTTAAATCTCAACTTATTTTGCATAGAGTAGAATTTACGGGGAAGTTATAGGCATTTTATCCCGGTAAAATATACAGGAGTGAAGCCGTAGGTGAAAATgagttatgtattaatatataaaagtgaaaGTGTATTTAGGTTGAagagataaaatttaaagataaactgCGGTTAAAACTTATGTTTACATCTAACCGCAACTGTAACAAGTTATGTTTGTTGCGGACATGTTCTAATTAGTTTCGTGTACCTCACGTTTCATTTGAGGCACCTTTTGGTAATTAAAACAGATGAAATTCAAGCTCAAgctttattgatataatattaattcgcCGGaagttttttaatgaaaattttctacttataataaatcatttattttgattacgACATTGCTTTCGACCGATGTGTTCCAAATGTAACATTCGTTTAATAACATTATGAAACAGATTTATATGTCATTACAAAAATGCATTTCATGCTTGTGAAGTAACTCTTTGTAAAAGGTCAAAAATTAATGAGAACTAACTATTGGTAACATTAACAATTTATCGAAACAGCTGATTTCTGAGAATGTCGAAAACATACAACAATGCGTTTATCTTTTTCGCGTGAAAAAGATAAGTTTCCAAATAAAGAAATAGTAAGctgttgatattttaaatgaaccTCAGCAGCGGCTCGATTAAAACGAGATAACAATCTCTTTGTCTTTATAGCTTTGCACCGATACCGAGCGTTATCAGCGCAGACGCCGAAATTGTGCTGAAATTACACCAAAGAATCGTTGATTAAGTCGTCGAGGTTACACCGCGGGACATTGTTATACAAGATTAATGGTGTTCGACGAGATAAGGAGGTGGGAGCTAAATGCATTTACATGTGAGAATAAAACGAACCAGATAAAGCGACAAAGAAGTTCGCATCGAATTATATCTGCAACAACCTTTCTTCTCAGGCTCGCGACGTATTGCGTTCACGTTTAGCGCTGCACGATGCATCATATTgtctttctttattttattcgttgGACTAACGTTACATTATAGTGTCAAGGGCAAAGACCTCCTCTTATGGTAATGTTTTggaatttattaacaaatgtattttttttaaacaggcaCTTTTCTTCAGAACGTTTTCCTTTGTCGCTGAGCACTGGATAAAATCATCAAAAACGTTCTTCCCATTCAACCCTTAATTGTGATATATGTAATGATTGGGTTATTTGGTTTACaggcataattatattatgatatcaaAAGCAGTATACAATATATTGAAAGTTTCAATTAATGCCATTATTATTTCACACCAATACAATGCGATGTTTGTCATTTTTCAAAACCGTGTGTATCGATGTAGATTGTTCGGTATCGCAGATTGAAGTTTACGATAATGGTTAATATTGTGATAGAAAACCAAACTAATGATcgtaattaaaaacgaaatcgAATACGAGTTTTTGTATTTGGTATAACTTAACGTTTTAAAGCAGATCGAAGCAATAAATCGTGATACTCAATAAAGTTCTGAAGATT from Nymphalis io chromosome 4, ilAglIoxx1.1, whole genome shotgun sequence includes:
- the LOC126781744 gene encoding achaete-scute complex protein T3-like, with translation MLQTNNYKISYLSQYKNELPKFAPIAPSPEDGSNMDCTLTKKYTYKNNYSGAQAASIARRNARERNRVKQVNDGFNALRKRLPAAIVNALSGGARRGSGKKLSKVDTLRMVVEYIRYLENIIEDSDATLGINQESQVVMETSLHSEVDEGIFGGRNSPYSDSVPSPANSECSSGVSTSCSTNDECYQGTRYTDVATVDDNELLDAITWWQQK